tgctgcgcattctgagatgcttaaACTATAGAGAcagttgtgcatgaaaatcccaggagataagTAGTTATAGAATTACTCataccagcccttctggcaccaacaatcgcaccatggtcaaaatcagagatcacattttttccccattctgatggttgatgtgaaccaaagctgctggcccatatctgcatgattttataccgtgcactgctgccacatgattggctgtgtagatgattgcatgaatgaataggtgtacagatgttcctaataaagtgttcagtgagtgtacagtCATGGTAAAATGAAAGTACACCCTCGTtcaaatctatttttatttgtttttaattgtgtggtcctcaccaacttctataaacaaacaaacaacctcaggtgacaaaaaaaagatttcagtaTGTAGTGATGCTTTCCAAAAGTAatccaacaaaaaaacaaggtgGTAAAAACTGTACAGTGCACCctgtaattcagtaacatgtacaaccacctttagcaacaataccTTGAAGTGAGATACAATAGTATATTTTACTGCAGGATCACTTTAAAAACAAGCCATTTAAAATGGTTAAATACCACATTTGTTGTTTCGAGATGGTATGAATGCTAATAACAAATCATTATAAAACTGGACCGGAGTAGGCCTTAAAGTAAACAACATGGCTGAAGGCTGATTTTGGCAGTTTTACATAGAGTGAGATCAAGGTCTCTTTCTGAAAGAAAAGGGCTTGGTTGAGAGTGAACAATCGCTGCAGTGGGAGCATGTGtcttattaattatattaatataaattgtattattaatataaaaaacattattactattatttattaataatattaagatTGTTCTGCCAAAAATTTAAGTGATGATTGATAGCAAATTTATTTGGCAAACTAATtgaaaattacatgtttttaattgAATTCGCATATGCAGCTTTTTCTGTAGTTTTGGGATTTGGGGGAGGGTTGGAGGGGGATCGTCCCCaccttcaatttttttttttatttatttatttttttttttaattcatattttgcAAATTCAAGTAAtgagaatcaaatcaaaattaatttttcaaaaagtttACTTCTGATTCATGCTCATTtcgctttaattttttttttgcgattTTTGcgatttttttctatttgaatTTTCTCATGCAGTTTTTTTGCTTCTGGAACCTTTCTTCTGCTTTTAGAATCTATTTTTTGCTTCTAGAATtttggcacttttttttaattattttttttatacagggGTGGGTCTTAAAAGGAGGTGTTTACGTTTGGTCAACTGATTTTGGAGTGGGAGATACTCTGAACATTAGCCATTCCCACCAAATTAAAGGTGGAGCTGCCACtgacatagtgaaatgaaaggAGCCAAGTGCTCAGCAGCAGAGAAACTGTTGTAGTTGCATTAAAAAGCTGACGAAAACATATTGGTAGCTACTGAATTGTTTGTAGATGCATTCATGCATATTTCTAACTAGGTGAAGACTCTGAATTTGGTTTCTTATTCACCTGCttcttattctgattttctGTTTCAACTTTGTGCCTAATTTCTATACCATTATCTCCTCATTATGAAAATGTCTCAAAGATCTGACAGTTGAAACTAAATATAACATACTTTCAAAATACTCAACATGAAGAATTTTTTCATATTGTGAGCCCCACCACAGGGGTGTAATTACTCCTTAAACCCGAAATTAAGTATTAACACatggatttaataaaaatcccACAGAGGCTGTAATGAGGTTACAATAAGGGACCAAAGTGAGATGTAGTTGTTGTGGAAAAAATACTATATTCTCATTGTGATTCAGTGGCAGTATGGAGCCTGCATTTTACAGAGGAGACCTCCTATTCCTCACAAATCGAGTTGAAGATCCAATCAGAGTGGGAGAAATTGTGGTGTTCAGAATCGAAGGCAGAGAGATCCCCATTGTGCACAGAGTGCTCAAAATTCATGAGAAGTAAGTAAAGTCTTTGATGCTAATTTTCCTGTCTTTGAGTCAAAAACATATGCAGTGCAAAGGTGTCAATGTCTTTGCTTTTGCTGTATCATTTAGAAGTTTTACCTTTGCTATGCCATATTTGATCCAAATCTTTTGCCAGAACATGATGGCACACACTTCTGATGTATGGACCTAGTAATGTGAGTTTTGGACTGTGATGCTACGCACctcagaaaaataataataataataaaaaatatagctgcaagcagcgacTGGTGGGTTCAAGCACCAAGGGTGTGGTAACGGTTGCAGGACATGATAATGTGGTATTAGTGAAGACAACTCATGGTTAATGTCAtctaaaatcaataaaaatgtgtgttataTGAGTGTCATTTCCTGTTACTGATAGTAGGGGCTATGTTAAAGGCATGAGGAACAGTATATTAATGCCTCTGAAAAATCAGCTCAATTGTATGATGCACTGTGAAATAATTAAGAAATACTTTGTGTAAACAGTGTCATGTGTTAATAAATTGTGTTGCCATGACATtgcaatttaacatttaatcaataatatagaatttttgtgttttcagtgcTGTCAGTTTGCACTCAcaattgcagtgtgtgtgagatattttatgattatttttggtGGAGAACCTCGTGTTCTATGTCCAGTTGGCAGCACTATGATCATGTGTCAGTATGGGTGTTTATACATTGCATATATGAACTTTGAGCTACACCTGACAACACATTGCCATGGCATCACTGTTCAAAATATCATAATTTCTTTTGCAATTAAACATCATAAATATCTTAACATCATGCCATCCAAATGAGATATTAATGTAATTCACCCTTTTTAAAGAGTATTAAAAATTTTGAATTATAAGCCCCACTTCTTGTTGCTAGGTTGTGGTGTTATAACAATAAATCAGGAATCTCATGTGTATGTAACTATTTCCCCTCatttaacatactgtacatggtAAGAATCTGATGAAACATCTAGAAGGAGTATTGAAAAtagggctgtttttttttttgttttgttttgttttcaactTAATGAATGATTCTAGATTacgatttaaatttttttttttcttacataatgcaattgaaaattatgctatttatttatttatttttaattattagaagGGACTGCGGAAAAtgtagatgtgcaaaaatagtaacagcaccatctatagcaaatagtacaaacaatggttcttttataaataaaggatatttaacaaaaggatattttaaaaaagaaatcattgtTTACACTATTTGCTTTAGATGGCGTTGTTACTATTTTTTGCACAACTTAGTGAAACCTTCTTTCTCGACAGAGTAAATGGGGTCCATGTCTTTTGTGACATGAAATGCCACCGCAACTGAGAACTCAACTTGGTATTCCTCTCAAATTTAAATTCCTGCAccagcatcagaaataaacaaagtaaaacttcttacctttgaatgagttatactgtatatacaagtattagctttagaatAATCAACATAGACATATtcatttgttaaatctaaaacactcatatacagttcgctgtttgagaaagaaaatgtcACTCATCCGagttagctgcctagcttgttgctaacaaaatacaaacatgggGGATTCAGTTTTCCTACTTCGTCTGTCGAACGTGCCAAGGtcgaaaatgatgtaattctgaCTGGCAAATTACCGCTTAGGATGTTATGCAGCGTTGTATTTTACAATAacatgtttgtctgtcttttcaAGCTTGTACCAATTCCATATCTTTGAAGTGGTATTTGAATCTTTCTTTGCTATGAGCTCAGTCCTCATTGAAGTGTTGCTTGATTGTATAAGCATTTGGGAGAAGCGCAGGATGTAGGAGGCATTTATCAGGTtaagaaggctgtgtttttccttcgtattggtttaaacttttaaagcaGATACAGTCAGgtgcataagtatttggacaatgacacaattttcgtaattttgcctctgtacaccaccacaatggatttgaaatgaagcaatcaagatgtgattgagcCACGAAAgatctggaaccaagattaacctctaccaaagtgatggaaaggccaaagtgtggaaaaagaaaagatctgCTCATGATTCAAAACATAAAAGCTCTTTGGACAAGCACAGGCGGTactgtcatggcttgggcttgcatagCTGCTTCTGGAATAGGCTctctaatctttactgatgatgtaactcatgatgatAGCAGAGGAATGAATTACGAAGTCTACAGAAACGTTCTCtctgccagtttacagagaaatacacTGAATCTAATTAAGAGGGTTCACTTAGAATCAGGAAGAAGTCTGTGTTCACGCTGCCACCACAACCTCTGAACCGGCCAGGGAAGAGAGtgccaaagaaacacacaaagtcaGTGTTTGAGTAGCAAAGCTCTTCAAAGATTACAGAGGCTGACAGGGAGTATTTATAGTTATCTATATGCAATATGTGCAGAAGCAAAGGCGTCAGCAGAGAACAAAAGTGACTTGCTATGCTATGTACACTCTGTGAAAGGTTGACGTCTTTCACAGAGTGTACATAGCATAgcaagtacttccattttcagggactCAAacgtatttggacaattgactgacaagaagttaattgaccaagtgcggtccattccctcgttacttcaagacaaatgaagcagataaaaggtctggagttgatctacaatcaagagacgcattcctgaatgtaaatacagagggtttacaacaaggtgcaaaccactggtaacattcaagaacaggaaagccagattagactttgccagaaaacatctaaaaaagcctcccatgttctggaataagattctttggactgatgaaaccaagattaaattgtaccagaatgatgggaaaagaaaagtatggcgaaagaaaggaacagctcatgatccaaagtataccacatcatgtgtcaaacatggtggaggaagtgttatggcatgggcatgtatggctgccaatggaacgggctcactggtgtttattgatgatgtgactgctgacagaagtagcaagatgaattctgaggtgtatagggctatactccctgctcacattcagcaaaatgctacaaaactgataggacgccacttcacagtgcaggtggataatgaccctaaacatactgcgaaagcaactttttgaaggcaaagaaatggaatattcttcaatggccaagtcagttgcctgatctcaacccaatagagcatgcttttcacttactgaggacaagactgaaggcagaaagacccactaacaagcagcaactgaaggtggcaaAGCATCTCTAGgaaggaaactcagaatttgagttttgagaacatgggctccagacttcaggtagtcattgacagcaaaggattttcatccaagtattaaaattatggttatatttacaattgtcactttgtccaaataccttttaGCCCCTGAAAAttgaggtactttgttgaaaatggctgtaattcctaaatggtaaatgccatattttttgtggaacctcttaaaataaagctgaaagtctacacttcagtcacatcatgattgttttatttcaaatccattgtggtggtgtataaaggcaaaatcacaaaaactctgtcattgtccaaatacctgaCTGTACATTACAGCAGagggaaattcttttcttcacatatcccagcttgttaggaagctggggacAGAGCACCCTCAGCCATGATACCAGCACCCCTGAAGCAGAgagggttaaaggccttgctcaagggcccaaccatggcagcttggcggtgctggggcttgaatccctgactttctgatcagtaacccagaggtAAAGTACCCTCAGTTAGCTGGTAATGAGTTCTGAGTGCATTATTCTGCATAAATGTATGGTTATGTACACTGTTTATAAGAAAGTTAAGGCCTTTTAGTCTGACATTAGCCTTCATGTATTAGTGATTGTGAGTGTATGGGAAAGTTATAATAACGAAACGGAGACAGAAGTTTCTtattgtatttctttattttcttacagCACTTACGGTGGCTAGTTATATTCTTTGCTTAGCTGACTTCATAGTAGCTTTAAATGTTATAAGCAATAAATACTTCATGAACCATTAGTCAAGTCTCAAGCCATCATTTGAATAGTCAATGCTAcacaaagtgtggagaaaggaggaatctgctcatgatccaaaatataCAAGGTTATTGATCAAGCACATTGGAGGTAGTGCCATGagttgggcttgcatggctgcttctggaacaggctcactaatctttattgatgacaTAACTCaggatggtagcagcagaatgaattcagcaatttacagaaacattgtctgccaatttacagaggaatgcatccaatctaattggatCATTAGATCCTTCATCAAGCAGCAAGAGAATGACGCAAAACACATTGCTAagacaacaaaggacttcatcaggggaaaaaagttgtaagttttagactgaccaagtcagtcaccagaccttaacccaattgagcatgcatttcacctcctgaagaggagactgaagggagaaaccccccagaacaaacaacaactgaaagaagctgccgtacaagcctggaaaagaatctcaaatggaaaaaaatggtgatgtcggcttgatgcagttattgcaagcaagggatatgcaaccaaatattaaatgtctatctgttccaatactttttctcaccaaaggtgccatgttctaagttgtttaacacatctagatgtaaatatcaagaaatgaaagctgaaattttgatctaccatctcattctcattttctgatctcaaacccaaatgtcttcactgtatagcagaaacaaaagaattggccatGCTGTCCTAGTACTTTCAGAGGGTCTGTATATCCACAGCAACTGCTTCTGGCACAGGTGTGGTTGTAGCCCATACCATCCAACAGGTCAGCAGGTCATCCAGATCGATCCAGGGCCACGGTCACTATGACTGTTGTCTTTTATACCAGAATAATTCTTTGTCAAATGCAAAGGGTGGAAGGATAAATCTGGAGACAGGATCTTCCTTTCCTTGAAATTCCTTGAATTTTctttgacaatgtccattgttaaaagcactcttcaaataaaattaaattgaatgttttgttttgttcttgtcACATAACTTATCTCCCTTCTTGTCTAACTAAATGTATGAAGGCCTACccaatatataacaaataatatttttaggtTATTTATGCAATATCATATTCAGAGAGGCTTAGCTCATTGTATGGTAAATGGACTTTGACATGACACCTTGTACCACTTACATCTCTTTACACACATTCTATCCACTTAACTTATTGCATGATATCAGGTCAGAACACAGTGGTACAGAAAAACTCACAAATAATAAGAATCAGCATAATGagtataaaacagattttaagcgtaagagaaagtaaagaaaaattaaataattccACACTACCCAAGAACTGTGCATGTCTGGCAAGGAAATTAGTCCTGGCATTAACTTTTCCTAGCACATTCAGTGCCGTACTTACTCCACTTGGACTATTGTCCAAGACCTAGCCAAAATTAACAGAGGTTCTAGGTGAAATAATCCCATAAACaataatttatacatatttatacatatttatacatacataacatatttatatatctgtTCATGAACAACTTTCCAATTCAATATCAAATTCTCAAAGTCAGGCCTATATTTGTTATActagttttatttttcccaCCCAAAAGTAATTTGTTTAATGTTCTCCAGAGTTTTTATCGGATCATTTTTGTATGCTTTTAGCTTATAAGTATTATACGTAGTTTTTGCTTCCTTAATACTTCTCTGCActgaattttgaaaatttttaaaagtattgtTCTCTTTAAGATAGACAGTGCCCTATTCCTTAAACCAATATCTTCTATAATGGTATGCTTAATCCTAGGACTGGACCTTTGTTTAACTATATATGCTTAAGTGGGGCTACTCTATTCACAACTGAACGAAACATCTAAATATATTCTCATCCCTTGTCAACAGAGAGTATGCTTAATATGTTTTGCcaatttattagtttattagtgtttaggtgttctttaaatgtttctacattataGTCCTTGAGTACTATGGTGCATACTGTGGTGCATACTTAAGAAAACTATGGTGCATACTTAAGAAAATACTATGAATACTATGGTGCATACTTAAGAAAATACATCTGTAGAGCTTCCTGGCACAAAATGTGATGTAGTGGTCACTAGCACCATAGTGAACTATGTGAACATTACATCTAATTAATGTATTGATAAATACTTTctccattgatttttttttttaattaacaggGTTTTTTATTAAACCACATTTCAATTGTATTTGTGTTCTTTAGGGAAAATGGGGACATCAAGTTCCTGACAAAAGGTGATAATAACTCTGTGGATGACAGAGGTCTATACAAGAGGGGACAGCATTGGTTGGAGAAGAAGGATGTGGTTGGCAGAGCAAGAGGGTAGgcttgttatttatttcatacaaaCATTCTTATATGTGGAATTCAAccattattaatcattttccCTCTTTAGGTTTGTGCCTTACATAGGAATTGTTACAATTTTGATGAATGACTACCCTAAGTTTAAGGTGGGCATATCTTTGATACATTTAATTCAGGGTGAATTTTTATATATCTTTTAAGTTGACATTGCattctaaaaatgtattttgtttttatacagtatgctgTTCTGTGCATGCTGGGACTCTTTGTTTTGGTACACAGGGAGTAATCCCCCTCCACCAAGGACGACGTGATAAAGCAAGGCAGTTCCAACCTCCCCAAGCCAGTGTTTGCTAGTGTGTTAAATCTgcttatgcaaaaaaaaaaaaaaaattaaaaaaaagttacagtcGATAATTGCTGTTAAAGCTTACAATAACAACACTggtaatatttgtttttgttcgtCTTGCTATAGCCttccaaaaatcttttttttaggttttctttgttctttctgATGTGCTTTCATCATATGCTCCAGTCTCACACCTGTTTCTACAGCTCAGACTTTTCtattgaattaaaataaataaataaaaacaacttctCTTATTTggtgttcatctttttttcaggattttgcAATAACAGAGCTAGCATTTCTATATCttttggaataaaataaaactttgccCACTGTCATTATGACCTTTGtattcacaaaagaaaagaaaaatgattaaagaaaataaagccaGACTTCAATTTTACTTGGGTTGTGGATATAATTCTTGCATTACATTAACATAGggctaacattaaatataaaattgcattTCACAATTGTTTTGGACAGTTTTGTCCAATTTTGAAAAGGGGTGGCAGCAATAGAGAAAAAGTGTTGCATACAAGCCAAAAGGTGGTCATGTCTTCTTTAGTTACTGCATATAAACATTTCAAGCAATTCACATTCAGGTGGCACTGGCCACTAGTAGTAGCAATtggttaattaaattaaaagagtCATTTTCAAGGAAactttactgtgtttgtgtttctttgtaacatggatgctataaaaaaaattaattaaaaaaaacacttgttagCATTTTTATTCCTATACAGCttagcattaattaattaatttaaaacatttcagaaaaaagtAATACCTCCAAGCTGTTGCACGGCATGGATTCCACCAAACATTCTTGCCTATGTTGACACAATTGCCTTGTATAATAGCTGCATATTAGTCAGCTGCACTTCCATGCTGCAAATCTTCCATTCTACCGCATACCGAAGctgctctattggattcagatcaggTGACTGGGGAGTCcatgaactcattgtcatgtttgtgGAACCAGCTTGAGGTGACATGTTTTGTGTCATGgcacattatcatgctggaagtagccattataagataTAAGTATTATAactaaattgtggccataaagagATGCACAGAGACAGCAGCAATACTCTAATAGGCTATTAACCGGTGCTTATTTGGTATTAACGGACCCAATATATGCCAAGGAATCATTCCCTAAACCAGGGGTACTCAAATATGAATCTTAGCAGTCCACTTACCAAATTTCCACATAACTGAAGGTCCAAAGAGGACAAATAAGTGAACAAATTCCATGCATCCCAAAAAGTATAAGATCAGGCTGATGTACTACAAGTTCCCAAACTCTAGAACTATGtacaaaaaaacacttaatttaGTGGGAGAAATAATCTCTTGTTTCTGTTACCAAAGGTTTAAGCTTGGGATCAAAACATGAAATGGCCAGGCGGAGACACTGTTGTAAGCGTTCAT
The genomic region above belongs to Pangasianodon hypophthalmus isolate fPanHyp1 chromosome 6, fPanHyp1.pri, whole genome shotgun sequence and contains:
- the sec11a gene encoding signal peptidase complex catalytic subunit SEC11A isoform X2; the encoded protein is MLSLDFLDDVRRMNKRQLYYQVLNFGMIVSSALMIWKGLMVVTGSESPIVVVLRENGDIKFLTKGDNNSVDDRGLYKRGQHWLEKKDVVGRARGFVPYIGIVTILMNDYPKFKYAVLCMLGLFVLVHRE
- the sec11a gene encoding signal peptidase complex catalytic subunit SEC11A isoform X1 — translated: MLSLDFLDDVRRMNKRQLYYQVLNFGMIVSSALMIWKGLMVVTGSESPIVVVLSGSMEPAFYRGDLLFLTNRVEDPIRVGEIVVFRIEGREIPIVHRVLKIHEKENGDIKFLTKGDNNSVDDRGLYKRGQHWLEKKDVVGRARGFVPYIGIVTILMNDYPKFKYAVLCMLGLFVLVHRE